In Pseudomonas saponiphila, the genomic stretch CGACGCCAAGATCAACCTCAACGTGGTGCACAGCGGCAGCCTGATGTTCTGGAAGCACCCTGGCAGCGGCGAATGGGCGCTGTACTACGACTTCTACTGAAGCGCGGCGGTTAACACCGAATTCATCCGCCAGCGGATGAAATGCCCCGGCGCCGGGTGCATCATGGGCGCTGTCCATTTTCCGGGAGACTTGCATGCCCATGCGCTCACTGCTCTTGCCCGCCGCCCTGTCGCTGGGCGTGCTGGCGGCCACAGGCGCCGCCGCCGATGATCAGTCGCAACTGATCGAGTCGATCAACGCCTACCGCAGCCAGCCGCAACGCTGCGCCAACCAGGCCTCCTCGGAGCTGCCACCACTGACCGGCGACACGCGGCTGATCCTGCCGGTGGAAAATGTCGGCGACCTGCAGCAGGCCCTGGCACGGGCGGCCTACCCCATGGTCAACGTGCAGGCCATCAGCCTTTCCGGGCCACGGGACGCCCAGGCGGCGATGCAAGCGGTGCGCGAGAGCTTCTGCCAAGTGGTGCTGGACCCGCAATTCGTCGATATCGGCGTCAATCGCCAGGCCAACCAGTGGCGCATCGTCCTTGCCCGGCCGCTGCTGTCGGCGCGCCTCGGCGATTGGCAGGCCGAAGGCCAGCAACTACTGGGACAGATCAACAGCGCGCGCAGTCAGCCCCGGCAATGTGGCGACCAGCGTTTTGCGGCGACCGGGCCCCTGGCCTGGAATGCCACCTTGGGCACCACCGCCATGGAACACAGCCGGGCCATGGCCAACCAGAACTACTTCGACCACAAGGACCATGACGGTCGTACCCCGGGCGACCGCGCGGAACTGGCAGGCTACTCCGGCCAGCAGGTGGGCGAGAACATCGCCGCCGGCCAGGACACCGTGCGCAAGGTGCTGGACGGTTGGCTGGCCAGCCCAGGGCATTGCGCCAACCTGATGAACCCGGCCTACCGCGAACTGGGCGCGGCCTATGCGGTGGACCCGAAAAGCGACGCCGGGATCTACTGGACCGCGATGTTCGGCGCGCCTTGAGTCCTCGGGCGCGGCGCACGGCCTGCAGACACTGGCCGTCGACCGCGCTCACACCGCCCCCCAAATGCAAACGCCCCGATCGATCGGGGCGTTTCAGCTTGCGGCAAGCACCTGGCTAGCGATTGGTCGCCACCTGCCCGGCCTCACCCTGGGTCACCAGGGCCTTGAGCGATGCATCGAACTGCTTCAGCGCGTCGACCTGCAGTTCGGTCTGCTGATTGATCTGCGCCGCGATCTCCGGCGCCGCCTTGCCGCGAACCCAGACCGACGGCAGCACCTTGGACTGGATGCCTTCGGCCTGGCCGATGTATTGCAGGTTGGCGTCATAGAACTTGGCGATAAACCGCGCTTCCACCTTGCTGTTGCCCTTGGTCACCAGTTGGTTGTAGGTGTCGAGCATCACCACTGCATCGGGGCGGGCCTGGACCAGCGCGTCGAGGTTGTCATACACCGTCACGCTGGCGAAGTGTTTCTGCAACGACGCCATCAGCCAGTTGATCGCCCGCTGCGGGTCGGAGCTGTCGACAAAGGCGGCGCTGATGCGCGGGTCGAGCCCGGCATTTTTCGCCCCGTTCAGCGCCACCGAGTGGTAGTGCTCCAGGTATTGCAGGGTATTGAGGGTGTTTTCGCTGTACAGCACCCCTACCGACTGGGCGTGCCGCAGATCGGCACTGCTGTCGGCCATGGGCAGGAAGTGGCAGGAGGCGTCGTCAGCAGCAAGGGTGGTAGCAGAAGCCCCGGTTCCCGCGATCAAAAGCACCACAAGGGTCACTAAAGTCGAGATTTTCATCGGGTATTTCCTTCTGCAGCAAGCACGGTGTAAGCGCTATCTTCCTCCTTTGTCAGAAAAACGGAACCTGCACTTTTTGATGATAACTATCGATTGCAGCAATGATGTAAAACGCCCGGACACTTGGATTGCCCGGAGCGTCCTACTGCGCCCCAAGGACGCCAAGAACAGACGCTGCTTTACCCTCGCTCTGGTTACTGGATAATGGCAACCCGCCATACCCGAGCCGTGCCCCTCACCTAAGAGGTTCAGCCGAGCGACGGCCCGACAATCGCCTGCAAGGACGCATGATCCGGCTACGGAACAAGGAGCCAGTACCTTTGATGTCATCTCAAGATTCAATTGCACCCTCAACCCGCACCCAGAAACTCACCTCATTGATTACCCGGGGCATGGCGGGACTTGGGGTCGTCCTCAGCGCCCTATGGGCCCTGATTACCTATGCGGTCCCCGACCCCAGTGTCTTCGGTTTCAGCTTCGTCAGTTGGAAGAACGTCGTACTGCTGGTCAGCACCTTCCTGTTCCTTGGGGCCATATCCCTGGGCTGGCAAATGCGCAACCTCAACCCTCTGCTTCGCGGCCTGCTGCACTTTGGCCTGGCCTGCGTCCTTTCATTCGGCTTTTTCATCCTCGGCACCGAGTACGCCAAGCCCTCGTTCGAATTTGCCAAGCTGCAGGCCAAAATTGTCGAAAACGAAGGCAACAACCTGCTGGGCAGACGTATTGAGGTGTTGGATAACGTGCGTTTTGAACTGGAAGGCTGTGAAAATATCGGCCGCTTGCCGACCTGCTCATTCGAGCTGACCAACCTCAACCTTGATCGCAATTTCAGTTTCGATAACGGCACCCGCCTGTTCGACGAATCCGGCGGGCCACTGACCTTCAACTCCATCCGCGTGGGCCAAGTGGAGTCCCACTCCTGGCTGGACTTCCAGCTGATTCGGAATGTGCCGACCCGGGTCACCCTGATCTTCCAGCAAAGCAATGACAAAATGAGTAGAACCCCGGCCATCAAGCTGGTATTTCGTGACGGCAACAACGACCCGTTGACCCTCAAGTTCAGCGACGTGGCCATGCAGTAAATCACCCTCGACCAGCAAGCCGGTGCCTGACCAATCGATAGATCAGAGCCCCGTCAACGGAGCACCTGATGAATACCGCGCACCTGGACATCTTGCGTCGCACCATCGCTCAATGCCCCATCAGCCGGCCTCCGGAACCCTGGCGGCTAGTCACT encodes the following:
- a CDS encoding CAP domain-containing protein — translated: MPMRSLLLPAALSLGVLAATGAAADDQSQLIESINAYRSQPQRCANQASSELPPLTGDTRLILPVENVGDLQQALARAAYPMVNVQAISLSGPRDAQAAMQAVRESFCQVVLDPQFVDIGVNRQANQWRIVLARPLLSARLGDWQAEGQQLLGQINSARSQPRQCGDQRFAATGPLAWNATLGTTAMEHSRAMANQNYFDHKDHDGRTPGDRAELAGYSGQQVGENIAAGQDTVRKVLDGWLASPGHCANLMNPAYRELGAAYAVDPKSDAGIYWTAMFGAP
- a CDS encoding ATPase; translated protein: MKISTLVTLVVLLIAGTGASATTLAADDASCHFLPMADSSADLRHAQSVGVLYSENTLNTLQYLEHYHSVALNGAKNAGLDPRISAAFVDSSDPQRAINWLMASLQKHFASVTVYDNLDALVQARPDAVVMLDTYNQLVTKGNSKVEARFIAKFYDANLQYIGQAEGIQSKVLPSVWVRGKAAPEIAAQINQQTELQVDALKQFDASLKALVTQGEAGQVATNR